A DNA window from Akkermansiaceae bacterium contains the following coding sequences:
- a CDS encoding PDZ domain-containing protein, producing MAAERFAEREMAQEDLRQWAARTPGKAIDALLKKVREAEDPEIRSRCLDTLKEIVLEREYHADGFLGISMQEVEVKLPGGGPAKAIRVTRVIENSSAGQAGITEGTLIVGLGERMWKEGEMTMEFREQVKGTRPGTMLTLQLLENGAIIRKVLKLGGRPPQVGGVEEEDPVRANEVAREEFFRKWLDKRTRQPR from the coding sequence TTGGCTGCGGAGAGGTTCGCGGAACGGGAGATGGCGCAGGAGGACTTGCGGCAGTGGGCGGCCAGGACGCCGGGAAAGGCGATCGATGCCCTGTTGAAGAAGGTGAGGGAGGCGGAAGATCCGGAGATCCGTTCACGGTGTCTGGATACGCTCAAGGAGATCGTGCTGGAGCGGGAGTACCATGCGGACGGTTTCCTGGGAATCAGCATGCAGGAAGTGGAGGTGAAGCTGCCCGGTGGCGGTCCGGCGAAAGCGATCCGGGTGACGAGGGTTATTGAGAACTCGTCGGCCGGTCAGGCGGGAATCACCGAGGGAACCCTCATTGTGGGACTGGGGGAGCGGATGTGGAAGGAAGGGGAGATGACCATGGAGTTCAGGGAGCAGGTGAAGGGAACCCGTCCCGGGACCATGCTCACGCTGCAGTTGCTGGAGAACGGTGCGATCATCCGGAAAGTGTTGAAACTCGGGGGGCGCCCACCTCAGGTGGGAGGGGTCGAAGAAGAGGATCCAGTCAGAGCCAATGAGGTGGCGAGGGAGGAGTTTTTCCGCAAATGGCTAGACAAACGCACAAGGCAACCACGCT
- a CDS encoding SLBB domain-containing protein, translating to MNFRKILAVVMTAVALITPAFAQSEIKVGKALQITIQGVPIEEQQKINGQYMVTDSGLINMPHLSPIRAVGMNPGSLASVIQSRYKAEGIYRNPTIQVFANMEGAGVDKQSVTVGGQVRRPGPVEYSRELTLYQAIQAAGGATEFGSLKRVVLFRNGQGRRYDVTQAQFMNIPLSPSDTIEVPQKTMLGQ from the coding sequence ATGAACTTCAGGAAAATATTGGCCGTCGTGATGACGGCGGTGGCCCTCATCACACCCGCTTTCGCCCAGAGCGAGATCAAGGTCGGCAAGGCCCTCCAGATCACCATCCAGGGTGTCCCGATCGAGGAGCAGCAGAAGATCAATGGCCAGTACATGGTCACGGATTCCGGCTTGATCAACATGCCCCATCTTTCCCCGATCCGTGCGGTGGGGATGAATCCGGGCAGTCTGGCGAGCGTGATCCAGTCCCGTTACAAGGCGGAGGGCATCTACCGGAATCCCACCATCCAGGTCTTCGCCAACATGGAGGGCGCGGGGGTTGACAAGCAGAGTGTCACGGTCGGCGGTCAGGTCCGGCGTCCGGGTCCGGTGGAATATTCACGTGAACTCACCCTGTATCAGGCCATCCAGGCCGCCGGTGGTGCGACGGAGTTCGGTTCGTTGAAACGGGTCGTCCTCTTCAGGAACGGCCAGGGCCGCCGCTATGACGTCACCCAGGCCCAGTTCATGAACATCCCGCTGTCGCCTTCCGATACGATCGAGGTGCCCCAGAAGACGATGCTCGGGCAGTGA
- a CDS encoding polysaccharide biosynthesis tyrosine autokinase, whose amino-acid sequence MQSPSSQQSEAALHAVDYWQVIKNRYGVILLTLLLVFMTAAVITYVMPKKFESSAVIEVKPRGQILSPFGERGAEASGMARMTPRFFETEFEKIKSSKSLSKVVDNLDLVRRWGRDRDMIIADLKYRIITTQNIRGTDLISIKVRHVNKEDARDVATEIAEAYRQYRHGLEAKESEMALGELSKAVREQEDKVEERRKALSNIVREKEIIYRGSESIFGNSGVDEDDSARNAADAFAKLEQQKIELESQIKSLLKYDSEQLMVYASGLDLPENIVKTLYPQYLEMRRELEAAKTQGLGDNHPTVKELGGRVANMKKDLDSGVVNLRDVLRARLEMATAQLGQVEMLKVEKRGEAVRKGIDTQDYVDAKREFETDLELLQTMKLKSLTENVSGKVRGESISVHEEPVIAQAPVSPNVTLNLVLGAVVGLIFGVGIAFFLEYLDTSVKSLEDVERYLQVPVLAVIPKDVGVLHKQSGMSPDAEAYRILRTNIEFNRKNPEDNAITVVSGGAGEGKSTTLVNLAYICAQGGYTTLMIDGDLRRPRLHTFFDINNAVGLTNYLTTELALEDVILQTPVDNLYFMPSGILPSDAAGILNSRRMSELIQDVKQRFDLVLVDSPPILGVSDASVLASEVDLTMIVVQHRKLPRNMLIRVKQAVENVGGHVIGVVLNNVDVRSDSQYQYYTSYYTYYAPAEGQVGPPVNAGPAPRQQKSGGRENDSELY is encoded by the coding sequence ATGCAATCTCCCTCATCCCAACAGAGTGAAGCAGCGCTTCATGCCGTCGATTACTGGCAGGTGATCAAGAATCGATACGGTGTCATCCTTCTGACCCTTCTCTTGGTGTTCATGACGGCTGCCGTCATCACCTATGTGATGCCGAAGAAGTTCGAAAGCTCGGCCGTCATCGAGGTGAAGCCGCGTGGACAGATCTTGTCCCCCTTCGGAGAGCGGGGGGCTGAAGCGAGCGGAATGGCACGGATGACGCCACGGTTCTTCGAAACCGAGTTCGAAAAGATCAAGAGCAGCAAGAGTCTTTCAAAGGTTGTTGATAACCTGGATCTTGTGAGGAGGTGGGGTAGGGACCGGGATATGATCATCGCCGATCTCAAGTATCGGATCATCACCACCCAGAACATCCGGGGAACGGACCTCATCTCGATCAAGGTCCGCCACGTCAACAAGGAGGATGCGCGGGATGTGGCGACGGAGATCGCTGAAGCTTACCGCCAATACCGCCACGGCCTTGAGGCGAAGGAATCCGAAATGGCCTTGGGGGAGCTGTCCAAGGCTGTCCGTGAGCAGGAGGACAAGGTGGAGGAGCGCCGCAAGGCCCTTTCGAACATCGTCCGCGAAAAGGAGATCATTTACCGTGGTTCCGAATCGATCTTCGGGAACTCGGGGGTGGATGAGGATGATTCCGCAAGGAATGCCGCGGATGCGTTCGCCAAGCTCGAGCAGCAGAAAATCGAATTGGAGAGCCAGATCAAGAGTCTGCTGAAGTATGACAGCGAACAGTTGATGGTTTATGCGTCGGGTCTCGATCTGCCCGAGAACATCGTGAAGACCCTTTATCCGCAGTATCTTGAGATGCGCCGCGAGCTCGAAGCCGCGAAGACCCAGGGTCTCGGCGACAACCACCCCACCGTCAAAGAACTCGGCGGGCGTGTGGCGAACATGAAGAAGGATCTGGATTCCGGTGTGGTCAACCTCCGGGATGTTCTCCGGGCGCGTCTGGAGATGGCCACGGCACAGCTCGGTCAGGTCGAGATGTTGAAAGTTGAGAAGAGGGGCGAAGCGGTCCGGAAGGGAATCGACACCCAGGACTACGTGGACGCGAAGCGCGAGTTCGAGACGGACCTCGAGCTGCTGCAGACCATGAAGCTCAAATCCCTCACCGAGAATGTTTCCGGGAAAGTGCGTGGCGAATCCATCTCCGTCCATGAGGAGCCGGTGATCGCGCAGGCTCCGGTGAGTCCCAACGTTACCCTGAACCTCGTGCTTGGCGCCGTGGTCGGGCTGATCTTCGGCGTGGGCATCGCGTTCTTCCTCGAGTATCTGGATACCTCCGTGAAAAGCCTGGAGGATGTGGAGCGCTACCTGCAGGTGCCCGTCCTGGCGGTCATCCCGAAGGATGTGGGCGTCCTTCACAAGCAGAGCGGCATGAGCCCGGATGCGGAAGCCTACCGGATTCTCCGGACCAACATCGAATTCAACCGGAAGAATCCGGAAGACAACGCCATCACGGTGGTTTCCGGTGGTGCGGGTGAGGGTAAATCGACCACTCTGGTCAACCTCGCTTACATCTGTGCCCAGGGTGGTTACACCACGCTGATGATCGACGGTGACCTCCGCCGTCCGCGCCTCCATACGTTCTTCGACATCAACAATGCCGTCGGTCTGACCAACTATCTGACCACGGAACTCGCGCTTGAGGATGTGATCCTCCAGACCCCGGTGGACAACCTTTATTTCATGCCATCCGGCATCCTTCCTTCGGATGCGGCTGGTATCCTCAACTCCCGCCGGATGTCCGAGCTGATCCAGGACGTGAAGCAGCGCTTCGACCTGGTCCTGGTGGACAGCCCTCCCATCCTCGGTGTCAGCGACGCGTCCGTCCTGGCCAGCGAGGTGGACCTCACCATGATCGTGGTGCAGCACCGGAAACTTCCCCGCAACATGCTGATCCGGGTGAAGCAGGCCGTCGAGAATGTCGGCGGACATGTCATCGGCGTGGTGCTGAACAACGTGGACGTCCGCAGTGACAGCCAGTACCAGTACTACACCAGCTACTACACCTACTATGCTCCCGCCGAAGGACAGGTCGGACCTCCGGTGAATGCCGGCCCGGCCCCCCGCCAGCAGAAATCCGGCGGAAGGGAGAATGATTCCGAGCTGTACTAA
- a CDS encoding DNA-3-methyladenine glycosylase has translation MKSQPASPAAGADLTPDFFRRPPGVCARDLIGCVFRWHGCEGRIVETESYEEFDDPACHTWSRPGARDFIATHDAGVAYVYLNYGVHWLFNILTKCPEGNGFVLFRALEPMAGLEEMRKRRGVSDEVALCSGPGKLTKALGINGKHHGLDFLGGGSTGIRKGGGVEVVTGGRIGISRAADRPWRFGSPASTCLSRKF, from the coding sequence TTGAAATCCCAGCCTGCCAGTCCCGCGGCCGGAGCCGACCTCACTCCGGATTTCTTCCGCCGTCCGCCCGGTGTCTGCGCGCGGGATCTCATCGGCTGTGTCTTCCGCTGGCACGGTTGTGAAGGCCGTATTGTTGAGACGGAGTCCTATGAAGAGTTCGATGACCCCGCATGCCACACCTGGAGCCGTCCGGGGGCGCGGGATTTCATCGCCACGCACGATGCCGGGGTTGCCTACGTCTATCTGAACTACGGAGTACATTGGCTATTCAATATATTGACCAAATGCCCGGAGGGGAATGGATTCGTCCTGTTCAGGGCGCTGGAACCCATGGCGGGGCTGGAGGAGATGCGGAAGAGGCGTGGCGTTTCCGATGAAGTGGCGCTCTGCTCGGGTCCGGGAAAGCTTACCAAGGCGCTGGGAATCAATGGAAAACACCATGGTTTGGATTTTCTGGGGGGAGGATCGACCGGGATTCGGAAGGGGGGCGGAGTGGAGGTGGTGACGGGGGGGAGGATCGGGATCAGCCGGGCGGCCGACCGTCCATGGAGATTCGGGTCGCCCGCTTCCACCTGCCTCAGCAGGAAATTCTGA
- a CDS encoding Nif3-like dinuclear metal center hexameric protein, whose protein sequence is MALLDEVVAYLDMELNTAGIPDYPGAMNGLQLENSGEVPRIIAAVDASLPVIRKAAAGGPGLLIVHHGMFWQGARPLTGAFYQKVRTAMEAGLAIYSSHLPLDFHPRWGNNIRLAQAIDLEEITPFMESKGQAMGLRGTWRGERSSLVSIVEKAVGGPVHLCPGGPVEISRVGLVTGGAGSEIAKAAAEGIDTFITGEGPHWSYPLAEELGVNLLYAGHYATETFGVKALSAMLAERHGIPWTFIDHPTGL, encoded by the coding sequence ATGGCTTTGCTCGACGAGGTGGTGGCGTATCTGGACATGGAACTCAATACGGCCGGGATACCGGACTACCCGGGAGCCATGAACGGCCTCCAGTTGGAGAATTCCGGTGAAGTCCCGCGCATCATCGCGGCGGTGGATGCCTCGCTGCCGGTCATCCGGAAAGCGGCCGCCGGTGGTCCCGGCCTGCTGATCGTCCACCACGGCATGTTCTGGCAGGGTGCCCGGCCGCTCACCGGTGCGTTCTACCAGAAGGTCCGGACGGCCATGGAGGCGGGGCTGGCCATCTACTCCTCCCATCTGCCGCTGGATTTCCATCCACGGTGGGGGAACAACATCCGCCTCGCGCAGGCGATCGACCTGGAGGAGATCACGCCTTTCATGGAATCGAAAGGGCAGGCGATGGGCCTGCGCGGGACGTGGCGGGGGGAGCGGTCTTCCCTTGTGTCGATTGTGGAAAAGGCGGTGGGAGGTCCGGTGCACCTCTGCCCGGGTGGGCCGGTGGAGATTTCACGGGTCGGCCTGGTCACCGGTGGGGCGGGTAGTGAGATCGCGAAGGCCGCCGCGGAGGGGATCGATACCTTCATCACGGGCGAAGGTCCGCACTGGAGCTATCCGCTGGCGGAGGAACTGGGGGTGAACCTGCTGTATGCCGGCCACTACGCGACGGAGACGTTCGGCGTGAAGGCGCTTTCCGCCATGCTGGCGGAGCGTCACGGGATCCCGTGGACTTTCATTGATCATCCTACCGGGCTTTGA
- a CDS encoding RNA pseudouridine synthase, which yields MSLQVVVDFQVIAESPDWVVVNKPAPLIVHPANRKPEPTLLGGIEILFSYEMENGACPAIVTRLDRDTSGIVLVAMHTAAARELGMVFERREARKEYLAVVHGWPEEDAWECAMPILRAGDLGPSAIWVRQIAHEAGKPCSTAFRVERRFERAEGKFSLVRCFPETGRMHQIRVHLAHGGHPIVGDKLYSGDGSEYIGWMRTGWTAELKARLHLPRHALHAAVLEVPWAGGKVEWRADLPPDLTDFVEGAEVADTPGVVIWSRHD from the coding sequence ATGAGCCTCCAGGTCGTCGTTGATTTCCAGGTGATCGCCGAGTCGCCGGACTGGGTCGTGGTCAACAAGCCGGCTCCGCTCATCGTCCATCCGGCGAACCGCAAGCCGGAACCGACCTTGCTGGGGGGGATCGAGATCCTCTTTTCCTACGAGATGGAGAACGGGGCCTGCCCCGCCATCGTCACGCGGCTGGACCGTGACACCAGCGGCATCGTGCTGGTGGCCATGCACACCGCCGCAGCCCGGGAACTGGGGATGGTCTTCGAGCGGCGGGAAGCGAGGAAAGAATACCTCGCCGTTGTCCACGGCTGGCCGGAGGAAGATGCCTGGGAATGCGCCATGCCCATCCTGAGGGCGGGGGATCTCGGTCCGTCGGCCATCTGGGTCCGCCAGATCGCGCATGAGGCGGGAAAGCCCTGCTCCACCGCTTTCCGTGTGGAGCGGCGCTTCGAGCGGGCGGAGGGGAAATTCTCCCTCGTCCGCTGTTTTCCGGAAACCGGCCGCATGCACCAGATCCGCGTGCATCTCGCGCATGGCGGCCACCCGATCGTCGGGGACAAGCTCTACTCCGGGGACGGCTCCGAATACATCGGGTGGATGCGCACCGGCTGGACAGCGGAGCTGAAGGCGCGCCTGCACCTGCCCCGCCATGCGCTGCATGCCGCGGTGCTGGAGGTTCCCTGGGCCGGCGGAAAGGTGGAGTGGCGGGCGGATCTGCCGCCGGATCTCACGGATTTCGTGGAAGGGGCGGAGGTGGCGGACACGCCCGGAGTTGTCATCTGGAGCCGCCACGACTAG
- a CDS encoding AURKAIP1/COX24 domain-containing protein: MGSIKKRRKTKINKHKRKKRMKQNRHKKRLRYKS; this comes from the coding sequence ATGGGCTCCATCAAGAAACGCCGTAAGACCAAGATCAACAAGCACAAGCGCAAGAAGCGCATGAAGCAGAACCGCCACAAGAAGCGTCTCCGCTACAAGTCCTAG
- a CDS encoding ATP phosphoribosyltransferase, translating into MPENTLKIAIPKGSLEQPTIELLSKAGYEIYVSSRGLRPASNDSELDVFLIRAQEVGRYISQGFLDCGITGYDWACEYEDDLVDLAELPYSRATVRPTRWVLVVPEDSPIQKPEDLEGKRIATEGVGITQRYLKQKGITAEVEFSWGATEVKVPDLVDAIVDVTETGSSIKANRLRIVDTLLTSFPHFYASKAATLDPWKKEKMERIALLIKGALAARGKVGLKMNLPADKLPEVLEKLPSLRRPTVSQLAEEGWVAVETVIDEVIVRDIIPALKLLGAEGIIEYPLNKIVP; encoded by the coding sequence ATGCCGGAAAACACCCTCAAGATCGCCATTCCAAAAGGCAGCCTTGAGCAGCCCACCATCGAGCTGCTCTCGAAGGCGGGCTACGAAATTTACGTTTCATCCCGCGGCCTCCGCCCCGCTTCGAACGATTCCGAGCTGGATGTGTTCCTCATCCGCGCCCAGGAGGTCGGCCGCTACATCAGCCAGGGGTTCCTGGACTGCGGCATCACCGGCTACGACTGGGCCTGCGAATATGAGGATGACCTCGTCGATCTCGCGGAACTGCCCTATTCCCGCGCCACCGTCCGCCCCACCCGCTGGGTGCTCGTCGTGCCGGAAGACTCGCCGATCCAGAAGCCGGAGGATCTGGAGGGCAAGCGCATCGCCACGGAAGGCGTGGGCATCACCCAGCGCTACCTGAAGCAGAAGGGCATCACCGCCGAAGTCGAATTTTCCTGGGGCGCCACGGAAGTGAAGGTGCCGGATCTGGTGGATGCCATCGTGGACGTGACCGAGACCGGTTCCTCCATCAAGGCGAACCGCCTGCGCATCGTTGACACGCTCCTCACCTCCTTCCCGCACTTTTACGCCAGCAAGGCGGCGACCCTCGATCCTTGGAAAAAGGAGAAGATGGAGCGCATCGCCCTGCTCATCAAGGGAGCCCTCGCCGCACGCGGGAAAGTGGGCCTCAAGATGAACCTCCCGGCGGATAAACTGCCGGAAGTGCTCGAAAAACTGCCGTCCCTCCGCCGCCCCACCGTCTCCCAGCTTGCGGAAGAAGGTTGGGTCGCCGTGGAGACGGTGATTGACGAAGTGATCGTTCGGGACATTATCCCGGCCCTCAAGCTCCTCGGAGCGGAGGGGATCATCGAGTATCCGCTCAACAAGATCGTTCCCTGA
- a CDS encoding metallophosphoesterase produces MRSFIPAFTCLLLLSATDHASAQVHTDRPAPLALRLPDKTESFDFVVFGDRTGGTPAGVRVLEQAVVDTNLLGPDLVMTIGDLVQGYNTTDEWMVQMREYRGVMERLRMPWYPVAGNHDIYWRGDGRPVGEHEVSYEKHFGPLWYWFEHKGSGFLVLFSDEGDLGKPKQRRSYKDPAQQKFSAPQLAWIKKSLEEMKGLKNVFVFMHQPRWDVGRYTGSNWATVHEMLVAHGGVKACFAGHIHRLRHDGVKDGIQYHTLATTGGGSPGHYPDAGFLHHIHTVSVRGDGVRVAALPVGSVMDPSIHTAERTADISRARRMRPKAAAPFELDISGNGSAAYPLAVTNPTKQPLEVTLAVNAAKGWTLSPEKRTVTIAPGGKETVTFDVASDGAGSGSGSGSGGKFRVPGLTMDTWYLEGKKRSQLPPVTFPLETRLGALPEEVFAPAEVPTGVRMGDRESGVKVESAGYNLPDGPFTLECRVNPDTLAESAGIVSKTQHSEFGLLSFGGEVQFIVYLGGKYVRVKSGPVLKPGVWTDLAAVFDGAEARLYVDGKQVGSAPAAGKRTRNKLPLYIGADTNKDGGPGRSFQGVVDEVRLSKAALHKSSYTPQERLSADADTVLLLHLDRVVAGRFPDRSASRAHAFPSGKVAVKAVGN; encoded by the coding sequence ATGAGATCCTTCATCCCGGCCTTCACCTGTCTGCTCCTGCTCTCCGCCACCGATCACGCCTCCGCCCAGGTCCACACGGACCGTCCCGCCCCGCTGGCCCTGCGGCTGCCGGACAAGACGGAGTCGTTCGATTTCGTCGTCTTCGGGGACAGGACCGGTGGCACGCCGGCGGGCGTGAGGGTGCTGGAGCAGGCCGTGGTGGACACGAACCTGCTGGGGCCGGACCTGGTCATGACCATCGGCGACCTGGTGCAGGGCTACAACACGACGGACGAATGGATGGTCCAGATGCGGGAGTACCGCGGCGTCATGGAGCGGCTCCGCATGCCCTGGTACCCCGTGGCGGGAAACCATGACATCTACTGGCGTGGCGATGGCAGGCCCGTGGGTGAGCATGAGGTATCCTATGAAAAGCATTTCGGCCCGCTCTGGTATTGGTTCGAACACAAGGGCAGCGGCTTTCTCGTCCTGTTCTCCGACGAGGGGGATCTCGGGAAGCCCAAACAACGCCGCTCTTACAAAGATCCCGCCCAGCAAAAGTTCAGCGCTCCGCAGCTCGCATGGATCAAAAAGTCACTGGAGGAAATGAAGGGGCTGAAGAACGTCTTCGTCTTCATGCACCAGCCACGCTGGGATGTGGGGCGCTACACAGGCAGCAACTGGGCCACGGTCCATGAGATGCTCGTCGCCCACGGCGGGGTGAAGGCGTGTTTCGCCGGGCACATCCACCGCCTGCGGCATGACGGGGTGAAGGACGGCATCCAGTATCACACGCTGGCCACCACCGGCGGCGGCAGTCCCGGCCACTATCCGGACGCGGGCTTCCTCCACCACATCCATACCGTGTCCGTGCGCGGGGACGGTGTGCGTGTCGCCGCCCTCCCCGTGGGTTCCGTCATGGATCCCTCCATCCACACCGCGGAACGGACGGCCGACATTTCCCGCGCCCGCAGGATGCGCCCGAAGGCGGCCGCGCCCTTCGAACTGGACATCTCCGGCAATGGCTCCGCCGCCTATCCGCTGGCGGTCACCAATCCCACGAAGCAACCGCTGGAGGTCACGCTGGCCGTGAATGCGGCCAAAGGATGGACGCTTTCCCCTGAGAAGCGCACCGTCACCATCGCACCGGGCGGGAAGGAGACGGTGACGTTCGATGTCGCCAGCGACGGCGCCGGATCCGGATCCGGATCCGGATCCGGAGGAAAGTTCCGCGTGCCCGGACTGACCATGGACACCTGGTACCTCGAAGGGAAAAAGCGCTCCCAGCTCCCACCCGTCACCTTCCCTCTGGAGACCCGGCTCGGCGCGCTTCCTGAAGAGGTGTTCGCCCCGGCGGAGGTTCCGACCGGTGTCCGCATGGGCGACCGTGAGTCCGGTGTGAAGGTGGAGTCCGCCGGATACAACCTGCCGGATGGCCCGTTCACCCTGGAGTGCCGTGTGAACCCGGACACGCTGGCGGAGTCCGCGGGGATCGTCTCAAAAACACAGCACTCCGAATTCGGCCTGCTGTCGTTCGGCGGCGAAGTGCAGTTCATCGTCTACCTGGGTGGGAAATACGTGCGGGTGAAATCCGGCCCGGTGCTGAAGCCCGGCGTCTGGACCGACCTCGCCGCCGTGTTCGATGGTGCCGAAGCGAGGCTTTACGTGGACGGAAAGCAGGTCGGCTCCGCCCCCGCGGCCGGCAAGCGGACGCGCAACAAGCTGCCGCTCTACATCGGTGCGGACACCAACAAGGACGGTGGCCCTGGTCGTTCCTTCCAAGGCGTGGTGGATGAGGTGAGGCTCAGCAAGGCGGCCCTCCACAAGTCTTCCTACACCCCGCAGGAACGCCTCTCCGCGGATGCGGACACCGTCCTCCTCCTCCATCTCGACCGGGTGGTGGCGGGCCGTTTCCCCGACCGCTCCGCCTCCCGCGCCCATGCCTTCCCGTCCGGCAAGGTCGCGGTGAAGGCGGTGGGCAACTGA
- a CDS encoding carbon-nitrogen hydrolase produces MPRLALLQSATFSSKEEAFDHHEKLIRRAAAGGAQIVATQELFLTPYFCTVEDTERFDLADKLPGPVTDRLGKLAGELGIVLISSLFEHRGPGLYHNTAAIHDADGSLLGLYRKSHIPQDPGFEEKFYFTPGDTGWPVWDTRFGKIGVLICWDQWYPEAARLMALGGAELLIYPTAIGWLPAEKEELGAAQHCAWETVQRGHAVANGCYLAAINRSGTHDGTEFWGRSFVANPYGELVAKASTENEEILYHDVDYKKVEDFRRIWPFFRDRRIDAYGDLTKRWRA; encoded by the coding sequence ATGCCACGCCTCGCCCTGCTCCAGTCCGCCACCTTCTCCAGCAAAGAAGAAGCGTTCGACCACCATGAAAAACTCATCCGCAGGGCGGCGGCGGGCGGCGCACAGATCGTGGCGACCCAGGAGCTTTTCCTGACCCCATACTTCTGCACCGTGGAGGACACGGAGCGGTTCGACCTGGCGGACAAGCTCCCGGGACCAGTCACGGACCGGCTGGGCAAGCTGGCGGGCGAACTTGGCATCGTCCTGATTTCCTCCCTCTTCGAACACCGCGGCCCCGGCCTCTACCACAACACCGCCGCCATCCATGATGCGGACGGCAGCCTGCTGGGCCTCTACCGGAAGTCCCACATCCCGCAGGATCCCGGCTTCGAGGAGAAATTCTACTTCACCCCCGGGGACACCGGCTGGCCGGTGTGGGACACGCGGTTCGGCAAGATCGGCGTGCTCATCTGCTGGGACCAGTGGTATCCGGAGGCCGCCCGCCTGATGGCGCTGGGCGGGGCGGAGCTGCTCATCTACCCCACCGCCATCGGCTGGCTGCCCGCCGAGAAAGAGGAGCTCGGCGCGGCCCAGCATTGCGCATGGGAAACGGTGCAGCGCGGCCACGCCGTGGCGAACGGCTGCTACCTCGCGGCCATCAACCGCAGCGGCACCCATGATGGCACGGAGTTCTGGGGACGGTCCTTCGTGGCGAACCCGTATGGCGAACTGGTCGCAAAGGCCTCCACGGAGAACGAAGAGATCCTCTACCACGACGTGGACTACAAGAAGGTGGAGGATTTCCGCCGCATCTGGCCGTTCTTCCGCGACCGCCGCATCGACGCATACGGTGACCTGACCAAGCGTTGGCGCGCCTGA